The Calypte anna isolate BGI_N300 chromosome 9, bCalAnn1_v1.p, whole genome shotgun sequence sequence GCATGCTGAGGTCCCTCCTCTGCCATGCCTGGAACAGCCAGGATGCCTGCTGGATGGGGATGGAGGCTGGGGAGTCTCTCTGGCTCCTTGGGAAGTAGTGGGCTGGCAGGAAGGAGCCCTGCAGCCCGCCAGCAAACACCTCTGGAGATGAACACAAACCCTTCTTGGTCTTGTTTCTCACCTGAGccaagttttccttttcctcacttTGTCTGCTTGTCTTCCCCAGGGAACAACCACAACATAGACAGTGTCATATACAGGTGGAACCCCAGGACAGGCTTGTTTGAAACCAACCAGACCATCCCTACCTCTGGAGCCTATGACTGGGAGTTTTTCACCATCGGGCCATACTCCTTCCTGGTGGTGGCTAACACCTTCAATGGCACCTCCACCAACATCTACTCACACATCTACATCTGGCTCAGTGGCtctttccagcttttccagtCAATCCTGGTAAGGTTGGGCTGCTGGTCCAACTCTTCTCCTTGGTGTCCCCTCTGAGTTTAGGCAAGCCaggaaataattacagaaacaGGTGCTGGAAAGTCAGTGACAGTTTCCCACTGTTTATTCCCTAGGGGTTGGTCaggagagatttattttttttccttgaaggtTTTTAGCAGTGGGTAACTTCCCCccacctctgcctccagcaggTCCCCCCCCCAAACCTCACCACATCCTTGGCCGTGTCCAGCTTCTCCTCTGGCTTTCTTCCCCACAGACTTTTGGTGCTGCTGACTGGGAGGTGTTTCATATTGGGGACAGAGTCTTCCTGGCTGTTGCAAACAGCCACAGCTACGACAGTGTGATGCCAGCACCCTCCAACCTCTACGCCATCAATTCCTCCATCTATGAGCTGAACATCACTGCCCAGATGTTTGTCAAATTCCAGGACCTCCTCACCTACAGGTACCTCTGCAAACACTCCTCACTCCGTGTCCTCCCCCTCAGGACCCTGGGGGTCTCCTGGAGGGTTGGTGCAGGCTCACATCCTGCCGGGGGGCTCAGGCTGCCGATGAGTGGCAGGTCCCTGGCACCGAATCCCAGTGGGAGCCGGGGAAGGCTCTGGATTTGTGAACAATGGGATTTCTTCCCAGGAACAGCCTGGGAAGAGCAAGGTTTTCTGTGTCTCAGCAGGGTGGCGGGGATTGGGGAGGGGTGGTGGGCTCAGCCCTGTTAGACATGCAGCCCCTTCCTCACCTGCACTTCTGCTTCCTTCATCCTCCAGTGCTTTGGACTGGGAATTCTTCTCAGTGGGAGATGACTCTTTTCTGGTGGTAGCAAATTCCTTTGATGGCTTCACCTTCTCTGTTAACAGCATCATCTACAGGTACTGCTgtgggaggagggcagggctggggcgTTGCTCCAACCAGGAACAACCTTTCCAGGAGCCCAGCATGGGGGCAAGCCCTGTGTATGCTGGTGCAGGGAGGACAGACAGTGCTGCTCCCTGGTCCTGGGGAGGCTTCTGGgcaagaatcatggaatggtgtgggatggaagggaccttaaagaccatctcatccaaccccctgccatgctcagggacccctcccacagcccagggtgctccaagccccatccagcctgggctgagacactgccagggttggggcagccacagcttctctgggcaacctgggacaggggctcagcaccctcacaccaaagaatttcttactaacttctaacctaaatctccccacttccagtttaaagccctTGTCCTGTTATTCCCTGCCCTTGTAAAaggtccctctccagcttttgtctggccccttcaggcactggaatgtgCTCTAAGGTCTCATTAGAGCCTTTCCTTCCCCGAGCCGCATCACCCCAACTCTCCCAACCCTGTCAgtagagcagagctgctcccagccctctgatcatctccgtggcctcctctggactggttCCAACAGCAGCCCCAGTGCAGGACAACCCCACGCACCCCCCAGGTGGGAGGTGGGAAGTGCCAGCCCCCCCGGCTCAGCTCTCCTGACCCCTTCTAGGTGCCCCAAGAGCTCACTGCCCTCCCCATGCAGGTGGCAAGGCTATGAAGGCTTCGTGGCAGCTCACCACCTCCCCACCCTCGGCTGCCGGGACTGGGAGGCATTTCACACCCCTGAGGGCTCCTACCTCCTCTACTCCAGTGCCAAGGAGCCCCTTTCCAAGGTCCTCAAGCTGAAAACCACCTGAGGTGCCCGAGACACGTTCAGCTCCTTGCCAGGAtggagaggggagctgggaaCTGAGGTGAAGAATGGACCACGGAGcccaggaagagctgcagcatcaGCCCTGTGGCTGGCTGGTTGTGTTCtccaggggatggggaggaggaaagctcCCTGTAGCCTTGCCCGGGGGTCTGGCAAAGGTGCTGTCACCCCACTTTTGTGCTGTTTGTCCTGGGCAAGTTCTACTGCTGTGCTCTAGGGCCATGTCCCACCCAGGGTGGCCGGAGCCCAGGCATTTTGCTGGGacccctcccctgctcccagtgctctgctgagacccagAGCTCCTGCTGGCTGCATCCAGAGCTCCTGCAAAGCCAGGGAAGAAAGACACTGAGCAGAAGGTGTGCTGCCGGGGTGGGTGCATGGGGAGACAACAGCATGGGAGAaagaggtggggggggggaaaggtgGCTTCAGGGTTGGCTCTGGCTGCCCAGCACCTGGGGCTGGGATGCTTCTGAGGACCCCCTGGTCTCACAGTGCACACCAGGCTTCACGTCCATCGTTGGTGGCCTGGCCACCCCATCCTGGTGTGGTGGGTGCCTGCCTACCCTCCTGCTGCACCAGGGCCAGTTTGGgttgctctgtgtgtgtgtgtgttgtacAAATAAGGTCAGAGTCTCCCAAGCCAACATCCTGCGTGCTGGAATCGGTCCAGATCCCATGGGAAAGACCCCAGACTGCTCCAGGTGAAACTGtgtcctcttttctttcccttgcctGTGCCTGGGGGACCCTCTTGCTTCACCAGAGCTCTAATAAACCATCTGCACCCAGCCTTGCTCCCATGCACAAGCTGCAggggcagctgctctgcccaggcAGAGGCTTCCCTcagttctgtgatttctgtgacaCGTCTGTGGCCACGGGTGGCCCAGGAGTAGGAGGTGGCCCTGAAGCTGGTGAGATGCTGGGGTGAGGgtgcccctctgcctctccccccTGGCCCAGAGCATTGCTCAGCCTcccccagctgagctgctgggactcccctgctgctggggaccctgCAGAAGGTGCCAGACCCCCGAGAAGGGGCACAGCCCccgggggctggggctgggggagctgctgTAGTGGGCAGCCCCTGTagtcctccctccttccccagccccgtGCCGCAGGCTCTGGCTGGGAGGGTTGTTTCTTGCTTATGAAACACTGAAGAATTTGATTTGCTTCCCCGATGCTGAGCcaggagctgtgtccctgccctgTCCCCCAGGAAAGGGTAGATGGAATGAGATGAGATACAGGAACACCACTGGGCCAGCTGGGCCCTGCCCCAGGCAGGCTGGGGGGAAGGTGGAGGGGATGGAGCTTaatgggagcagagctggtacATTGAATTTAGGCTTGTCTGGTTTGGGGAGAGATTCAATTAGGACAAGCACAGCCCCCTGAGCACCActgccctccccagcttcccgTGCAGAGCAGACCCCGAGGGCTTCTCCTACGTCTGGGATTTTATTGAGAAACCAAAGGTTTgggagctcagccccagcaggcAGGCAAAGGCTGTGACGATGCCAtgggggggtgtggggacaACGTCCTGCTCTCTGCCAGGCCAGACCCTTCctggggacaggacagggcgACCCCGCTGCACAGAGCCACCCCCCTCCTGcaccccaggctctgcagaCCCCTTGGCCTCCCACAAGCCCCCATCTTTGCCTCCtgagggttttgggtttttttcctctccaaaccaTGTGGACCACGAGCATGTGGCCGGGACCGCTTTCCCGGGAAGCCCAGCTCTGGATGGGGAGAAGCCATCTGCGTGGTGGGGATCCTTCCCTCAAGCCTTGAGCTCCAGAGACAGCCCCGGGTGGGGTGTCCCCAGCATCTTtccctcccacacacacactcagtCAGCATTGCTGGGGATGGGGTGTGGGGAGTGGCACTTGGACACAGGACCTGagcaagcactggaaaaaaaaaacccaacaaatccACGGGGAAGCTTTGAAGGCCACTTCAGGGCTCCCtgcaggaagggcagagggCACCCCCAGCCCCGTGCTACAGGGCGGTGGTGGCAGcggtggtggcagtggtggtggcagcGGTGGTGGCAGCGGTGCCAGAGGTGTCTGCGTGTCCCTGCgtgcctggcagtgccctcaggTAATCCATGCGCTTGCAGGCGTCCTCCTGGTTGTGCCGGACGTAGCAGATGAGGTATCCGATGACCATGGCAAACCACCCAAACATGGTGACCAACACGGCCACGTCCGGGGTGCCGCGGCGGGCGCCGCAGAGGTCGACACCGGCGTCCAGGACCTGAAGCAGCGGCTTGCCCACCAGCTCCTCCCGCGGGGCCGTGTGGCAGGTGATGTCCCGCACCGAGGCGGGGTCCAGCCGAGCTTCCCAGAGCACCTCCTGCAGGGCACAGCCGCAGTGCCAGGGGTTGTTGGCCAGGCGCAGGTCGGCGTTGAGGGCCAGCAGGGCCTCCTTGGGGATGCTGCGGATGCGGTTGCCGGAGAGGTCGAGGGTGCGGAGGCGGGCGGCCACCCCGCGGAACGCCGCCGCCTCGATCTGCTCGATGGCGTTCCTGGAGAGGTCGAGCTCCTCCAGGAGGGAGAGGTGTCTGAAGGCGTCGCCGGGGATCCGGGTGATGCTGTTGGTGTCCAGCTTGAGGAAGACGGCGTCCCGGGGGATGTCCTCGGGGATCTCCTCCAAGTGTCGGGAGCTGCAGACCACGGCCTTGGCCCCCGCCCGCTCCGTGCACTGGCAGCTGGGGGGacaggagctgccccaggggacgcagagcaggaggcaaaaaaaagccTGGGTGACGCTGGCCGCCAGGGTCCTCTTGCAGGTCCCCACCTCGACGGGGCTGCTGGTGACTCCCCGGTGGCTGCGGCAGCTCCCCGGCAGCAGAGCGGCCCCTCCGTGCTCCTGCAGAACCTCTCCcatggctggagcagagggggggtggaggggataCAACACTGCGTTATTTCCTGGGATGCTGCTCATACCTCGTGGGTAACGTGCCCCGGCAAAGCAGCCCCAAAACAAGGGTTAATTTGGTTTAAGATTAATTGTATCTGGACATGAAGCTGCagagactggaaaagaaaaaaaccaaaccaaaacaaccgACCCAAAACTTCCCTCCCCGCTCCCACCTCTGCACAGACCACCCAGGCAGGCAAAGGGTGCTGCAGGACGGGGGGATCCAGATGGCCCAGGAGCCTCTGCCCCAGCCTGCTGCCAGTTTTTCACGTGGGATGAAGTAATTTGCTGCTGGAGAACAACAGCAGTGAATTCCTATCACACCAATCccaagtgtttaaaaaaaaaaaaaaaaaaagataaaatgatgAGTCAGGCTTCCCGGATCATCAGACTGCCTTAATCACCACCAGGTTTTTAAATAACAAGGTGTAGAGTTCTTTTGTTTTACCCATCCAGCCCATGAGCTGGTACCAGTCATGGTTCCAAGTGTTTTTGCCAAAAACAGGGGTTTAGAGGTCACTtagggttgtggggttttttggttttgttttttttttaagtaaacaaAGAGTATGGTTTAATAGCCTGACTCCGGGAGCTGGAGCTTAAGAGAGGAGCCCACTGACTGTCACAGTAAAGGGGGTGATTTGGGAACCCCAAgggccagcccagcccctctggGGATGAGGCAGGAGGTGAAACCTTGGTACTTACTCCTCACACCTCTCCTTTTGCCTTggccaggctggggagcagagatCCTCATGGGGTGGAGACTTGGGGAGTGGGACCCAGCAGGCCCAAGGAGCTTTTCCCCTGGGGATGAAATTGTCCGTGGTGGCCTCATCTGTAGACTATTTGGGAGCCAAGTCATTATCCCCCTAACAGCAGCCTCTTTCTTTCTGATAATGTCATCCCCCTGGTAACAGCATCCTTTAGGTATCAGCAGCTCTCGGGTGGGAGCATCCTCAGGTACCACCCGGGCGATGCTCATGCCCGAGGAATGctgccagaggagctgcccGGGGGGTGTGGGACAGCACAGTGGACTTTTCCAGGTGGAGTGACTCTGCCAGGGAATCCCTCTGTCCCTCCGCAGGCTGCTATCCCGAGCTCTCCCAGGAGGGAAGCAGGGATGCCCTGTGCCGGTTCGCACCGCCAGCTCCCGTTCCCGGAGGGGCCGCGGTACTTCCAGCCCGCCCACCCTCCCCGCTCCCAGGGCTCTCTCACCGGTTCCGATGCCGTTCGGCTCGGGTTGGATGCGATCGGGCTCGGTCTCCTCCCCACCTGTTGCTGCGGCTGCCACCGCCGGGGCCCTGGACCGGGCCGTCCCTACGCGGCGGTACCGGGCGTGGCGAgggcggggctggggggggccGGGGGAGTctgtggcagggagggagggagggagggaggatgcTGAAGCAGGGCCGGGGGACACCCGGCCGAGCTGCAGAGGCAGCGGTGCTGCGGGGAGCCCTTCCAAGGGGTAAGGAAGTGGGGGCAAttccagcatctctgctctcgaaccaggctgggagaggtggggatgtggagcctggagaggagaaggctccgagGGAGACCTGAAAACACCTTCCCGTGCCTGAAAGggctccaggaaggctggaaaggGACTTTGGAGAAGAGCCCAGAGGAATGGGACAAGAGGGAAcggtttcaagctgaaagagaggAAGTTTAGGTGAGACAAGAGGAATAAATCcaataaattcttttctttgggggtggtgaaacactggaacaagttttcccatccctggaagtgtctgaggccaggctggatggggcttggagcaccct is a genomic window containing:
- the LRRC3 gene encoding leucine-rich repeat-containing protein 3; this encodes MGEVLQEHGGAALLPGSCRSHRGVTSSPVEVGTCKRTLAASVTQAFFCLLLCVPWGSSCPPSCQCTERAGAKAVVCSSRHLEEIPEDIPRDAVFLKLDTNSITRIPGDAFRHLSLLEELDLSRNAIEQIEAAAFRGVAARLRTLDLSGNRIRSIPKEALLALNADLRLANNPWHCGCALQEVLWEARLDPASVRDITCHTAPREELVGKPLLQVLDAGVDLCGARRGTPDVAVLVTMFGWFAMVIGYLICYVRHNQEDACKRMDYLRALPGTQGHADTSGTAATTAATTTATTAATTAL